One genomic region from Caldicoprobacter guelmensis encodes:
- a CDS encoding aconitase X swivel domain-containing protein produces the protein MTIFKGRPIIPGNVKGQAVVSKKGFNTLASFQKSIIMRARKAICSDQDNTDLYKKVLTDKVLCIPQTIGSTTGGLVILTISKMNIGPRAILFSEKIDSLAAAGIILTDVWLNKRIVTVDSLGKDFLESIKEGSEVEIKEDGTVIIE, from the coding sequence ATGACAATTTTTAAAGGCAGGCCAATTATTCCAGGGAATGTTAAAGGGCAAGCCGTTGTAAGCAAAAAAGGCTTTAATACCCTTGCATCCTTCCAAAAGAGCATAATAATGAGAGCCAGGAAGGCAATATGTTCAGATCAAGACAACACAGATTTATACAAAAAGGTTTTAACAGATAAAGTGTTGTGCATACCTCAAACTATAGGCTCTACTACCGGTGGCCTTGTAATCTTAACTATTTCTAAGATGAACATAGGCCCCAGAGCCATTTTATTTTCAGAGAAGATTGATTCCCTTGCTGCGGCGGGAATAATTTTAACCGATGTGTGGTTAAATAAAAGAATAGTTACTGTAGATTCTTTAGGAAAAGATTTTCTAGAAAGCATCAAAGAAGGTTCAGAGGTAGAAATAAAAGAAGATGGTACTGTTATCATAGAGTAA
- a CDS encoding FAD-dependent oxidoreductase yields the protein MNKYQEIVQNLIDQLGDWFLDEEKLRWGRMTKDLYPYEKLFSPIQVNSIIIKNRIVMGPMGNISMAEEMGRPSIKMIKYFSERAKGGVGLITTGLVPVSHYIDPTVTEKGDRSYFPRIDKSRTVFAGWRDIAESVHAYGAKIFIQLTPGLGRVGSPECLIKKFKLPVSASWNPNFYIPNIPCRPLTDRGLYKIIKNAGQAAADAKASLMDGVYLHGHEGYLLEQLTNPAFNRRKWGKFSDWQAFGIELVKEIRRRVGPDYPIMYRIDLSLALNETYKEKMDKVKPLRLFKNERTVEQTLEYMKNLVKAGVDMFDVDLGCYDNWWLPHPPNSMPPGCFLIISKIVKDYFRENNIKSNKGLDIPIVAVGKLGYPDLAEKALREDMCDMVMLARPLLADPEWCNKAYAGRVEDITPCIGDQEGCINEFIEGGHPQCAVNPKTGNEDLYSEETPAREKKKIAVVGAGPAGIMCAITLAKRGHDVTLYDKKSQIGGTLLLGAIPKIKYDIVNYLNHLEHQVKKAEKVYGLKLELNKEASADLLKSMNYDIIVCATGTKEKKLNVEGIDLPHVVTALNLLQYPELANGKENVVIVGGGAVGCEIAYWLAYEKNKNVTVIEMLPYFMKGVCTANRGHIIHYLERKNVKLLNCTRLKSIKEDCVLVARKLKNVPDPYAVWQPILPENIENPFEKKIGEEENEFEIKADLVVMAVGLVPDDSLYYQCIKERAAQNIYNIGDAFSPAKVFEAVKAGYLLGRSL from the coding sequence ATGAATAAATATCAGGAAATTGTTCAAAATTTAATCGATCAACTCGGAGATTGGTTTTTAGATGAAGAAAAGCTAAGATGGGGTAGAATGACAAAAGATCTCTATCCTTATGAGAAGCTTTTTTCTCCTATCCAAGTGAACTCTATAATAATAAAAAATCGCATTGTAATGGGACCCATGGGCAACATATCTATGGCCGAAGAGATGGGAAGGCCTAGCATTAAAATGATCAAATATTTTTCGGAAAGAGCCAAGGGTGGAGTAGGGCTAATCACAACGGGTTTGGTCCCTGTCAGCCACTATATTGACCCTACCGTAACAGAAAAAGGTGATAGGAGTTATTTCCCGCGAATAGACAAATCACGTACTGTATTTGCTGGATGGCGAGATATTGCAGAATCAGTCCATGCATACGGAGCAAAAATTTTTATTCAATTAACTCCTGGACTTGGAAGGGTAGGTTCTCCAGAATGCCTTATTAAAAAATTTAAACTTCCTGTATCGGCTTCGTGGAATCCTAATTTCTATATACCAAATATCCCTTGCAGACCTCTTACGGACAGAGGGCTTTATAAAATTATAAAAAATGCAGGACAGGCAGCCGCAGATGCAAAGGCATCTCTTATGGATGGGGTTTATTTACATGGACACGAAGGGTATCTTCTAGAGCAGCTTACAAACCCTGCATTTAACAGGCGAAAATGGGGTAAATTTTCAGATTGGCAGGCTTTCGGCATTGAACTGGTTAAAGAGATAAGAAGAAGAGTAGGCCCAGACTATCCCATAATGTACAGAATTGACCTTTCACTTGCTTTAAACGAGACATACAAAGAAAAAATGGATAAAGTAAAACCACTACGACTCTTTAAAAACGAAAGAACAGTTGAACAAACTCTAGAGTATATGAAAAATCTAGTTAAAGCAGGCGTGGACATGTTTGATGTCGATTTGGGATGCTACGATAATTGGTGGCTTCCTCACCCGCCTAACTCGATGCCTCCGGGTTGCTTCCTGATAATTTCAAAAATAGTTAAAGATTACTTTAGAGAAAACAACATAAAATCAAATAAAGGCCTCGATATACCTATTGTGGCAGTTGGAAAGCTAGGATATCCCGACCTTGCCGAGAAAGCGTTAAGAGAAGATATGTGTGACATGGTCATGCTTGCAAGACCCCTCCTTGCTGACCCAGAGTGGTGTAACAAGGCTTATGCTGGCAGGGTAGAAGACATAACGCCTTGTATAGGCGATCAGGAAGGTTGCATCAATGAATTTATAGAAGGCGGACATCCGCAATGCGCTGTCAACCCAAAAACCGGAAACGAAGATTTATATAGTGAAGAAACACCTGCCAGGGAAAAGAAAAAGATTGCAGTAGTAGGTGCAGGTCCTGCAGGTATAATGTGCGCCATCACCTTAGCAAAAAGGGGACACGATGTTACACTTTATGACAAGAAATCTCAAATAGGAGGCACATTGTTATTAGGGGCAATCCCCAAGATAAAATATGACATCGTTAACTATTTGAATCATTTGGAACATCAAGTCAAAAAAGCAGAAAAGGTGTATGGCCTAAAGCTTGAACTAAACAAAGAAGCATCCGCTGATTTATTAAAGAGTATGAATTATGACATAATCGTATGTGCCACGGGGACTAAAGAAAAGAAATTAAACGTCGAGGGAATAGACTTACCCCACGTTGTTACAGCACTCAACTTGCTACAATACCCTGAGCTTGCTAATGGAAAAGAAAATGTTGTGATCGTAGGTGGCGGCGCAGTAGGTTGTGAAATAGCCTATTGGCTGGCATATGAAAAAAATAAAAACGTTACAGTGATAGAAATGCTCCCATATTTCATGAAAGGTGTATGCACCGCTAACAGAGGGCATATAATCCATTACCTGGAGAGAAAAAATGTTAAACTGTTAAATTGCACCAGATTGAAGTCCATCAAAGAAGATTGTGTACTGGTGGCCAGAAAGTTGAAGAATGTACCTGACCCCTATGCTGTTTGGCAGCCTATTTTGCCGGAAAATATTGAAAATCCATTTGAGAAGAAAATCGGTGAGGAGGAAAACGAATTTGAAATAAAAGCAGACCTGGTGGTAATGGCAGTCGGACTTGTACCTGATGATTCGCTTTATTATCAGTGCATAAAAGAAAGGGCAGCACAAAACATATATAATATTGGTGACGCTTTCAGCCCTGCAAAAGTTTTCGAAGCCGTAAAAGCAGGTTATCTATTAGGACGCAGCCTGTAG
- a CDS encoding anaerobic nitric oxide reductase flavorubredoxin — protein sequence MSRKITGKVTWVGKIDWELKRFHGNELSTHRGSSYNSYLIRDKKTVLIDTVWKPFAGEFVQNLKKEIDLNKIDYIVINHGEIDHSGALPELMREIPDTPIYCTANAVKSLKGHYHHDWNFVEVKTGDTLDIGESKLVFIEARMLHWPDSMFTYMTGENILFSNDAFGQHYASEQLFNDQVDQDELYYEAMKYYANILTPFSSFVTKKIKEVMDMGLPIDIICTSHGIIWRDNPLQIVNKYLEWADNYQENQITIIYDTMWNGTRRMAEAIAEGIRSADDAVVVKLYNASKYDKNDIITEVFKSKAVLVGSPTINRGISFSISGILEMIKGLGFKNKKAAAFGAYGWSGESVKIINEELKDAGFEVVDEGVRALWNPDEQALEQCREFGQRFVRSL from the coding sequence ATGTCGCGAAAGATAACAGGAAAGGTTACCTGGGTGGGCAAGATAGACTGGGAGCTTAAGAGGTTTCACGGCAACGAGCTTTCAACCCACAGGGGTTCCTCGTACAATTCATATCTCATAAGGGACAAAAAGACTGTCCTGATAGACACGGTGTGGAAGCCCTTTGCAGGTGAGTTTGTCCAAAATCTTAAGAAGGAGATAGACCTCAACAAGATCGACTATATTGTCATAAACCATGGGGAAATTGACCACAGCGGAGCCTTACCCGAGCTTATGAGGGAGATTCCTGATACCCCCATATATTGCACTGCCAATGCCGTAAAATCGCTCAAGGGGCATTATCATCACGATTGGAATTTCGTTGAGGTGAAGACCGGCGATACCCTGGATATAGGGGAAAGTAAGCTGGTATTCATCGAGGCGCGGATGCTCCACTGGCCCGACAGCATGTTTACATATATGACGGGCGAGAATATACTGTTTAGCAATGACGCGTTCGGTCAGCACTACGCATCGGAGCAGCTTTTCAATGACCAGGTGGACCAGGATGAGCTGTATTACGAAGCCATGAAGTACTATGCCAACATATTGACGCCTTTCAGCAGCTTTGTCACAAAGAAGATTAAAGAGGTTATGGATATGGGATTGCCCATCGATATCATATGTACCAGCCACGGCATTATATGGAGGGACAACCCGCTTCAGATTGTCAACAAGTACCTGGAATGGGCTGACAATTATCAGGAAAACCAAATCACCATCATATATGATACCATGTGGAACGGCACCAGGCGAATGGCAGAGGCAATTGCAGAAGGTATAAGGTCTGCCGATGATGCCGTGGTGGTTAAATTATATAACGCTTCTAAGTACGACAAAAACGATATAATCACAGAGGTGTTCAAATCCAAAGCTGTGCTGGTGGGTTCGCCCACCATAAATAGGGGGATCTCCTTTTCCATATCGGGTATCCTGGAGATGATCAAGGGCCTGGGCTTCAAGAACAAAAAGGCGGCCGCTTTTGGAGCTTATGGCTGGAGCGGCGAAAGCGTAAAGATTATCAATGAGGAGCTTAAGGATGCCGGCTTTGAGGTTGTAGATGAGGGCGTAAGGGCTCTGTGGAACCCTGATGAGCAGGCGCTTGAGCAGTGCAGGGAATTTGGCCAGCGCTTTGTAAGGAGTTTGTGA
- a CDS encoding aconitase X, producing the protein MRLEKDEIEMLEGKRGPLWQKIIKSVVMYGEAFGAEKLVPLDGAPHFVTSFGASMIKPYFEILDEIIQNGIKTFKPFTVDPRPFDPQNINYSFLEKILFNFIYGKQEKCEEQLKKLGLLDDKAFTCTCYLDEVGNIPKKGQYLAWSESSAVVYANSVIGARTNRNSAGIDVLCNVLGKAPYFGFLTDEGRKASWLVELKVSKVPNPQLLGSAIGLKVIEDVPYIVGLSELIGNELTKEVKDYLKDMGAAAASNGAVGLYHVEGLTPEAKEYGKSLLKENYRVYVIDDDELQKIYNSYPVLWKNKEAKPVACFIGCPHASLNQIHWWYENLTARLKKQKLSIPVYICAAPDVIDTFKKEIKTFEALNSMGVKLTSICPLMYMNNPLCAKKPIITNSNKLRTYSTARFYTDEELLDILTKIE; encoded by the coding sequence ATGAGATTAGAAAAAGATGAAATCGAAATGCTTGAAGGAAAAAGAGGCCCTCTTTGGCAAAAAATTATAAAATCTGTCGTCATGTATGGGGAAGCTTTTGGAGCTGAAAAGTTGGTGCCCCTCGATGGGGCACCCCATTTCGTGACATCATTTGGGGCAAGCATGATAAAACCTTATTTTGAAATATTGGACGAAATAATACAAAACGGTATCAAGACTTTTAAACCCTTTACGGTTGACCCTAGGCCCTTTGACCCACAAAATATAAATTATTCCTTTTTAGAAAAAATACTTTTCAATTTTATTTACGGGAAGCAAGAAAAATGTGAAGAACAGCTCAAAAAGCTGGGGCTTTTGGACGATAAGGCTTTTACTTGTACTTGTTATTTAGACGAGGTCGGGAACATTCCCAAAAAAGGCCAATATTTGGCATGGTCTGAGTCCTCAGCAGTTGTATATGCAAATTCAGTGATAGGAGCAAGGACAAACAGGAATTCCGCAGGCATAGACGTATTGTGCAATGTTTTGGGCAAAGCACCTTATTTCGGATTTTTAACCGATGAAGGCAGAAAAGCCTCTTGGCTCGTAGAATTAAAAGTAAGCAAGGTGCCCAACCCTCAGCTTTTAGGGAGTGCAATCGGCCTTAAAGTAATAGAAGATGTGCCGTATATTGTTGGCCTTTCGGAATTAATAGGAAATGAACTCACAAAAGAAGTAAAGGATTATCTAAAGGATATGGGAGCTGCTGCAGCTTCAAATGGAGCAGTGGGGCTTTATCATGTGGAAGGTCTTACTCCTGAAGCCAAGGAATATGGAAAGTCCCTTTTAAAAGAAAACTACAGAGTGTATGTAATTGATGACGATGAACTCCAAAAAATATACAATTCCTACCCCGTGCTTTGGAAAAATAAAGAAGCCAAACCAGTCGCTTGCTTTATAGGTTGTCCTCATGCCAGTTTAAATCAAATACACTGGTGGTACGAAAACCTGACTGCACGGCTTAAAAAACAAAAATTAAGTATCCCCGTCTATATTTGCGCTGCTCCTGACGTAATAGACACATTTAAAAAAGAGATAAAAACTTTTGAAGCCCTGAACAGTATGGGAGTCAAGCTCACTTCTATCTGCCCTCTCATGTACATGAATAATCCTTTATGCGCTAAAAAACCGATAATCACTAATTCAAATAAACTGAGGACCTACTCTACAGCAAGATTTTACACAGATGAAGAGCTTTTGGATATTTTAACAAAAATAGAATAG
- the uvrB gene encoding excinuclease ABC subunit UvrB has product MRFKLKSDFKPQGDQPKAIEALVEGLNKGEKHQTLIGVTGSGKTFTMANIIERVQRPTLVLAHNKTLAAQLCSEFKAFFPDNAVEYFVSYYDYYQPEAYVPATDTYIEKETSINDEIDKLRHSATSALLERRDVIVVASVSCIYGLGNPKEYRNLTLSLRPGMVKDRDEILRKLVDIQYQRNDIDFVRGTFRVRGDVVEIFPAGSSGRAIRVEFFGDEIDRIAEIDALTGEVLGYRTHVAIFPASHYASSREHLEQAIAQIERDLEIRVKELKDQGRLLEAQRLLQRTNYDIEMMREVGYCNGIENYSRYLDGRQPGEPPYTLLDYFPEDFLMFIDESHVTIPQLRAMYAGDRSRKDNLVEYGFRLPAAYDNRPLTFEEFESKINQVIYVSATPGPYELEKSSRVVEQIIRPTGLVDPEVVVRPVEGQIDDLIGEIRQRVEKNERVLVTTLTKKMAESLTEYLREMDIRVRYLHSDIDTIERMEIIRDLRKGEFDVLVGINLLREGLDLPEVSLVAILDADKEGFLRSETSLIQTIGRAARNVNGKVIMYADTITDSMRRAIDETNRRRRLQMEYNQKHGITPRTVVKGIHDIIEATKAVAEQPADYNVKEQLSVEEIYSRIERLEKEMRDAAAALEFEKAAQIRDEIFRLREKLQDAKEQGKKQQKQPAPKSGSKKKRGSL; this is encoded by the coding sequence ATGCGTTTTAAGTTGAAGTCGGATTTCAAACCCCAGGGAGACCAGCCCAAGGCTATTGAGGCCCTGGTGGAGGGTTTAAATAAAGGCGAAAAGCACCAAACCCTGATAGGGGTTACCGGTTCGGGCAAAACCTTTACCATGGCCAACATAATCGAGCGCGTGCAGCGCCCGACTCTGGTTTTGGCGCACAACAAAACGCTGGCGGCTCAGCTGTGCAGCGAGTTTAAGGCGTTCTTCCCAGACAACGCCGTTGAATACTTTGTGAGCTATTACGATTACTATCAGCCAGAGGCTTATGTGCCGGCCACCGATACCTACATCGAGAAGGAGACTTCTATTAATGATGAGATAGACAAGCTGCGCCACTCGGCTACTTCGGCGCTCCTTGAGCGCCGGGATGTAATAGTTGTGGCCAGCGTATCATGCATATATGGTTTGGGTAATCCCAAGGAATACAGGAACCTCACGCTATCACTACGTCCCGGGATGGTAAAGGACAGGGATGAAATACTGCGCAAGCTGGTGGATATACAGTACCAGCGAAACGATATAGACTTCGTGCGGGGAACTTTCCGGGTTAGGGGAGATGTGGTGGAGATATTCCCCGCAGGGTCTTCGGGCCGGGCCATCCGTGTGGAATTCTTTGGCGATGAGATCGACAGGATCGCCGAGATTGATGCTTTGACCGGAGAAGTGCTGGGATACCGCACTCATGTGGCCATATTCCCTGCTTCGCACTATGCATCGTCGCGCGAACACCTGGAACAGGCCATCGCACAGATAGAACGCGACCTGGAGATAAGGGTTAAGGAGCTTAAAGACCAGGGACGTTTACTTGAAGCCCAGCGCCTTCTGCAGCGCACCAACTATGACATCGAAATGATGCGCGAGGTGGGATACTGCAACGGCATAGAGAACTATTCCCGCTATCTGGACGGCAGGCAACCTGGCGAGCCTCCTTATACCCTGCTGGATTATTTTCCCGAAGACTTCCTCATGTTCATAGATGAGTCCCATGTTACCATACCGCAGTTGCGGGCCATGTATGCCGGAGACCGCTCCAGAAAGGACAACCTGGTGGAGTACGGTTTTAGGTTGCCTGCAGCTTATGACAACCGACCCCTTACATTTGAGGAGTTTGAAAGCAAGATAAACCAGGTCATATACGTCAGCGCTACTCCGGGACCGTATGAGCTTGAAAAATCATCGCGCGTGGTTGAACAGATCATAAGGCCTACGGGACTGGTTGATCCCGAGGTGGTGGTGCGGCCGGTTGAAGGTCAGATCGACGACTTGATTGGCGAGATACGTCAAAGGGTTGAAAAAAACGAACGAGTACTGGTCACCACTCTGACCAAGAAGATGGCCGAGAGCCTCACCGAATACTTGAGGGAAATGGACATAAGGGTACGGTATCTGCATTCGGACATCGATACCATCGAGCGCATGGAAATCATTCGCGACCTGCGAAAGGGTGAGTTTGACGTTTTGGTGGGGATAAACCTACTCAGGGAAGGTTTGGACCTTCCTGAGGTATCGCTGGTGGCCATACTTGACGCTGATAAAGAGGGCTTTCTCCGCTCCGAGACCTCGCTTATACAGACCATTGGCCGTGCGGCGAGAAACGTCAACGGCAAGGTCATAATGTACGCCGATACCATAACCGATTCCATGCGCAGGGCCATAGATGAGACCAACAGGCGACGCCGCCTGCAGATGGAGTACAACCAAAAGCACGGGATTACCCCCAGGACTGTTGTGAAGGGCATACACGACATCATAGAGGCTACAAAAGCCGTGGCCGAGCAGCCCGCCGATTATAATGTAAAAGAGCAGCTGTCGGTCGAGGAGATATATTCCCGCATAGAAAGGCTGGAGAAGGAGATGAGGGACGCCGCAGCAGCCCTTGAGTTTGAAAAGGCTGCTCAAATCAGGGATGAGATATTCAGATTGAGGGAAAAGCTGCAGGATGCGAAAGAACAGGGCAAGAAGCAGCAGAAGCAACCGGCTCCAAAGTCTGGCTCGAAGAAAAAGCGCGGGTCGTTGTGA